The proteins below come from a single Bacteroidales bacterium genomic window:
- the recN gene encoding DNA repair protein RecN: MLQSLYLNNFAIIEELHIDFSNGFTVITGETGAGKSIIAGSLLLLSGAKADINILKNKEKKAIIEALFNSTINEVKELFKQHEIEWSNEIILRRELLPSGTSRCYINDTIVSVNVLKEISAFLIDIHSQHQNLQITHQNFQLFVLDVLAQQLTDVKSFKKQYQQYLQQINKLKILKEQQQKSKQEADFLSFQLQEFNAIKYTEQEFSELEQKYQTLEHAEEIAIKLSEIIQTGKEQDNSTLTQLKSITKLLQSLSHQYFKADLWLQRADNLYFEFKDLISEIEQEFEHIQANPALLEQIQKEINTVYNLQQKYHLKNYPEILELKNDIKLKLSKINHIDNDILQLEETIDVLKTELDKWAQKLHRQRQKASEILVKQIIPILNNLGMPNVNFVIDLKKSENLSEFGYSIVEYLFSSNIKIPPQPIEKIASGGELSRVMLSLKTIIAHQNTCETIFFDEIDTGISGEIAYHMGHIMQQLATHMQVISITHLPQVAACGKQHKQVSKNQNNKGTIVVVKDLSEQERIYEIAKMLSAKEITNSALEQAKHLLKH; this comes from the coding sequence ATGCTGCAAAGCTTATACTTAAATAACTTTGCAATTATCGAGGAGTTGCATATAGACTTTTCTAATGGATTTACAGTTATTACCGGCGAAACAGGTGCAGGAAAATCGATTATAGCAGGATCTTTATTGCTGCTAAGTGGTGCAAAAGCCGATATAAACATTCTTAAAAATAAAGAAAAAAAAGCTATTATCGAAGCCCTATTTAATTCTACAATAAACGAAGTAAAAGAGTTATTTAAACAACATGAAATTGAATGGTCTAACGAAATTATTTTACGTCGTGAATTATTACCATCTGGCACTTCACGCTGTTATATAAACGACACCATTGTTTCGGTTAATGTTCTTAAAGAAATTAGCGCATTTTTAATTGATATTCATAGTCAACACCAAAATTTGCAAATTACACATCAAAATTTTCAACTTTTTGTACTCGATGTTTTAGCCCAACAATTAACCGATGTAAAATCTTTTAAAAAACAATATCAACAATATCTGCAACAAATAAATAAACTCAAAATATTAAAAGAACAACAACAAAAATCGAAACAAGAAGCCGATTTTCTTTCATTCCAACTACAAGAATTCAACGCCATTAAATACACAGAACAAGAATTTTCAGAATTAGAACAAAAATATCAAACACTTGAACATGCCGAAGAAATTGCTATTAAACTTTCAGAAATAATTCAAACTGGTAAAGAACAAGATAACTCAACATTAACTCAATTAAAAAGCATCACAAAATTATTACAATCACTTAGTCATCAATATTTTAAAGCTGATTTATGGTTACAACGAGCTGATAACCTGTATTTTGAATTTAAAGATTTAATTTCTGAAATAGAACAAGAATTTGAACATATTCAAGCTAATCCAGCTCTTTTAGAACAAATTCAAAAAGAAATCAATACGGTTTATAATCTCCAACAAAAATATCATTTAAAAAACTATCCAGAAATATTAGAACTTAAAAACGATATTAAACTAAAACTCAGTAAAATTAACCATATCGATAATGATATTTTACAGTTAGAAGAAACCATAGATGTTTTAAAAACAGAATTGGATAAATGGGCTCAGAAACTGCATCGGCAACGACAAAAAGCTTCTGAAATTCTTGTAAAACAAATTATCCCTATTTTAAATAATTTGGGCATGCCCAATGTTAACTTTGTTATCGATTTAAAAAAATCGGAAAACTTATCTGAATTTGGTTATTCCATCGTAGAATATTTATTTTCATCGAATATTAAAATACCTCCACAACCAATTGAAAAAATTGCTTCCGGAGGCGAATTATCAAGAGTTATGCTTTCATTGAAAACAATAATTGCACACCAGAATACCTGCGAAACAATATTTTTCGATGAAATTGATACAGGCATTAGTGGCGAAATTGCATATCATATGGGGCATATAATGCAACAATTAGCTACACATATGCAAGTTATTTCCATTACTCATTTACCACAAGTAGCTGCTTGCGGCAAACAACATAAACAAGTTTCTAAAAATCAAAACAATAAAGGCACAATTGTGGTTGTTAAAGATTTATCAGAACAAGAACGCATTTATGAGATAGCTAAAATGTTAAGTGCCAAAGAAATTACAAATTCTGCATTAGAACAAGCTAAACATTTATTAAAACACTAA
- a CDS encoding DUF4270 domain-containing protein — protein sequence MTALSKKNTSKNFNLLIILVIFSFFACQKDPSDIGLSLQNEEEIINGNVIDTITINAFTIKEDSLSSDERTYSLLGSYLDPIFGYSEASFITQMRLPSSNASFGTNPVADSMVIYLDYRSYYGDTTIAQTFDVYEIEKSIYLDSTYYSNLNIQNFIPSQKIIATKNYYPHPNDSCLAIRLSDTFAQQIISATSTQLQNNDNFLTFFKGFLFKPHSNYNQAAIIYFNLLSTKSKVTLYYHNDTGNNLKYDFVFNSSCARINLFNHDYSTSTIQTSINDSTGNDSLLYLQAMSGLNVKIKFPFISNFYQQSLLAFVRAELIIPIKTDDATASLFKVPQKLLLVMYNSSGTYEFIPDYSVGSSYFGGNINTEYTEYRFNISRYIQQLAYKEREDYGIALFVADNRISANRLVIKGPQCSNGMRLSITYLKP from the coding sequence ATGACAGCCTTATCGAAAAAAAATACATCGAAGAATTTTAATCTACTAATTATATTGGTCATTTTTTCTTTCTTTGCTTGCCAAAAAGACCCATCCGATATAGGACTTAGCTTGCAAAACGAAGAAGAAATTATAAACGGCAACGTTATTGATACCATAACGATAAATGCTTTTACTATTAAAGAAGATTCATTATCGTCCGACGAACGAACGTATAGTTTATTAGGTTCTTATCTCGACCCCATATTTGGATATTCCGAAGCCTCATTTATTACACAAATGCGATTACCTTCGTCTAATGCAAGTTTTGGCACAAATCCAGTTGCCGATTCTATGGTTATATATCTCGATTATCGGAGTTATTATGGTGATACTACCATTGCCCAAACTTTTGATGTTTACGAAATAGAAAAAAGTATTTATCTCGATTCTACTTACTATTCTAATTTAAATATTCAAAATTTTATTCCTTCGCAAAAAATAATTGCCACAAAAAACTACTATCCTCATCCAAACGATAGTTGCTTGGCTATTCGTTTATCAGACACTTTTGCACAACAAATAATATCGGCAACTTCAACTCAACTTCAAAATAACGATAACTTTTTAACTTTTTTCAAAGGTTTTTTATTTAAACCGCACTCCAATTATAATCAAGCTGCTATTATTTATTTCAATTTATTAAGTACAAAATCAAAAGTAACATTATACTACCATAACGACACTGGCAACAATTTAAAATACGACTTTGTATTTAATAGTAGTTGTGCCCGTATCAATCTTTTTAATCACGATTATTCAACTTCTACAATACAAACAAGCATCAACGACAGTACCGGCAACGATTCGCTATTATACCTACAGGCCATGTCAGGTTTAAATGTTAAAATTAAGTTCCCATTTATTTCAAATTTTTATCAACAATCCTTACTTGCATTTGTTAGAGCAGAGCTAATAATACCCATTAAAACGGATGATGCAACCGCCTCTTTATTCAAAGTTCCACAAAAATTATTGCTTGTAATGTATAACAGCTCAGGCACATATGAATTTATACCAGATTATAGCGTTGGCAGCAGCTATTTTGGCGGAAATATTAACACCGAATATACAGAATATCGCTTTAACATTTCGCGGTATATACAACAATTAGCCTATAAAGAACGTGAAGATTACGGCATTGCACTATTTGTTGCCGATAATCGAATCAGTGCAAACCGTTTAGTTATAAAAGGACCCCAATGTTCTAATGGAATGCGTTTATCAATTACTTATTTAAAACCTTAA
- a CDS encoding DUF4835 family protein, giving the protein MNKFTALIIGFIFLNACYAQELNCRIQVFSQQIQTSNKHIFESMQKDLYEFMNNRKWTDHVYTYDEKIECTILINLTEQISADQYKGTMQIQSIRPIFNSNYNSVMLNLKDNDIQFNYQEFQALEFNENTFGSNLVSLLAYYAYIIIGFDYDSYSLMGGTPYFQKAEKIVQNAQNAQEKGWKSYESQKNRYWLVENLLNSKYAPIREFNYKYHRLGLDIMAEKQAEGRAQIADALTLIQKVYRDKPSPFMMLLQILFDAKSDEFVQVFSESFPDEKARIANLLKEVDPTNANKYQRILNENKQ; this is encoded by the coding sequence ATGAATAAATTTACTGCTTTAATAATTGGCTTTATATTTTTAAATGCTTGTTATGCACAAGAATTAAATTGTCGTATTCAGGTATTTTCTCAACAAATACAAACATCTAATAAACACATTTTTGAATCGATGCAAAAGGATCTTTACGAGTTTATGAATAACCGTAAATGGACCGACCACGTATATACTTATGACGAAAAAATTGAATGTACCATTCTGATTAACCTTACCGAACAAATTTCGGCCGATCAATATAAAGGTACGATGCAAATTCAATCGATTCGCCCTATTTTTAATTCAAATTATAACTCAGTAATGCTCAACTTAAAAGATAATGATATTCAATTTAATTATCAAGAATTTCAAGCCTTAGAATTTAACGAAAATACTTTTGGCTCCAATTTAGTATCATTACTCGCCTACTATGCATACATTATTATTGGGTTCGATTATGATTCGTATTCATTAATGGGTGGTACTCCTTATTTTCAAAAAGCTGAAAAAATTGTACAAAATGCTCAAAACGCCCAAGAAAAAGGATGGAAATCGTACGAAAGTCAAAAAAATCGCTATTGGCTAGTAGAAAATTTACTTAATTCTAAATATGCTCCTATTCGCGAATTTAATTATAAATATCACCGACTTGGCCTCGATATTATGGCTGAGAAACAAGCTGAGGGAAGAGCACAAATAGCCGATGCATTAACGCTAATTCAAAAAGTATATCGCGATAAACCTAGTCCTTTCATGATGCTTTTGCAAATTTTGTTTGATGCTAAGTCGGATGAATTTGTACAAGTTTTCTCCGAATCATTCCCCGACGAAAAAGCACGTATAGCCAATCTTTTAAAAGAGGTCGACCCAACCAATGCCAATAAGTATCAACGAATATTAAACGAAAACAAACAATAA
- the coaBC gene encoding bifunctional phosphopantothenoylcysteine decarboxylase/phosphopantothenate--cysteine ligase CoaBC, whose translation MRLKGKHIILGITGSIAAYKAAMLARLLIKEGAQVKIVVTPLAKEFITPVTLATLSKNTVLCDFFHHDDGAWNSHIELGIWADLMLIAPATANTIAKMAHGIADNLLLTTYLSVRCPVMVAPAMDTDMYMHIATQTNIKQLQQRGVYFIEPPSGELASGLTGKGRMEEPEKIVEHVVSFFALTQRFSNKNVLITAGPTYEYIDPVRFIGNASSGKMGYAIAHAFAQAGAKVTIVSGPVNEQIQHPNINIISVISADEMLNEAIQNFKKADIAILAAAVADFKPLKKENIKIKQKDKNLIIELTPTPDIAATLGKMKKKKQIIIGFALETNEPQKNAYEKLTKKNLDAIILNTISNKLNPIANDVNQITILNKQNKSIKYPLKTKKELALDIVRYTETLLNE comes from the coding sequence ATGCGCCTAAAAGGCAAGCATATTATACTCGGTATTACAGGAAGTATAGCAGCATACAAGGCCGCTATGCTTGCTCGTTTGCTTATTAAAGAAGGAGCACAAGTAAAAATCGTAGTTACTCCATTAGCTAAAGAGTTTATTACACCTGTTACCTTAGCAACACTTTCGAAAAATACCGTTTTATGTGATTTTTTTCATCACGACGATGGAGCTTGGAATAGCCATATAGAACTTGGAATTTGGGCTGATTTAATGCTTATTGCCCCCGCCACTGCGAATACTATCGCTAAAATGGCTCATGGAATAGCCGATAATCTATTATTAACAACCTATTTGTCGGTTCGATGCCCAGTAATGGTAGCTCCTGCTATGGATACAGATATGTATATGCACATTGCCACTCAAACCAATATTAAACAATTGCAACAACGAGGTGTTTATTTTATAGAACCTCCTTCGGGAGAACTTGCAAGTGGTTTAACCGGAAAAGGCAGGATGGAAGAACCCGAAAAAATTGTTGAACATGTTGTATCGTTTTTTGCACTCACACAACGATTTTCAAATAAAAATGTGCTTATAACGGCAGGTCCAACATACGAATACATTGACCCTGTTCGTTTTATTGGCAATGCTTCGTCAGGAAAAATGGGTTATGCTATTGCACATGCATTTGCACAAGCAGGTGCCAAGGTTACCATTGTTAGTGGTCCTGTAAACGAACAAATACAACATCCCAATATCAACATCATTTCAGTTATTTCAGCCGACGAAATGCTAAATGAAGCCATACAAAATTTTAAAAAAGCAGATATCGCTATACTTGCAGCAGCTGTTGCCGATTTTAAGCCTTTAAAAAAAGAAAATATAAAAATAAAACAAAAAGATAAAAACCTTATTATAGAACTTACACCAACTCCCGATATAGCAGCTACATTAGGCAAAATGAAGAAAAAAAAGCAAATTATTATTGGTTTTGCTCTCGAAACAAATGAACCACAAAAAAATGCATATGAAAAATTAACTAAAAAAAATCTTGATGCCATTATTTTAAACACCATTTCAAATAAGCTAAACCCCATTGCAAACGATGTAAATCAAATTACTATTCTCAATAAGCAAAATAAAAGTATAAAATATCCGTTAAAAACAAAAAAAGAATTAGCTCTAGATATTGTTAGATATACCGAAACCTTATTAAATGAATAA
- the bamD gene encoding outer membrane protein assembly factor BamD has protein sequence MKKISIYSIIIISTLVALGCSNFQKLLKSTDYNLVYNEAVKYYEKKDYFRAQSLFENLENIFKASDKADKILYYLGYCYYNQRDYIMASYYFKNVGNRYPLSPLREESDFMAAYCSYLDAPDYSLDQTYTYQAIDQMQAFINRYPKSDKIKQCNEIIDNLRAKLEKKAFEAAKLYYKTGYYQSAIIALKNSLQEFPDSRYREETLFLILKSSFIYAQNSIEEKKKERMAATINEYYTFTSEYPNSTFLNEAKKIYNQASEIVKN, from the coding sequence GTGAAAAAAATATCGATTTATAGTATTATCATTATTTCTACTTTAGTAGCTTTAGGATGTAGCAATTTCCAAAAACTACTCAAAAGCACCGATTATAATTTAGTGTATAACGAAGCTGTAAAATATTACGAAAAAAAAGATTATTTTAGAGCCCAAAGCCTATTTGAAAATCTCGAAAACATTTTTAAAGCTTCTGATAAAGCCGATAAAATATTGTATTATCTAGGATATTGCTACTATAACCAACGCGATTATATAATGGCCTCGTACTATTTTAAAAATGTTGGTAATCGCTATCCATTAAGCCCACTTCGCGAAGAAAGCGATTTTATGGCGGCTTACTGTTCTTACCTCGACGCCCCCGATTATAGCCTCGACCAAACTTATACATATCAAGCTATTGATCAAATGCAAGCATTTATAAATCGTTACCCCAAAAGCGATAAAATAAAACAATGTAACGAAATTATCGACAATTTACGAGCAAAACTCGAAAAAAAAGCTTTCGAAGCGGCTAAACTTTACTATAAAACGGGTTATTATCAATCGGCTATTATCGCTCTTAAAAATTCATTACAAGAATTTCCTGATAGTCGTTATCGCGAAGAAACATTATTTTTAATACTTAAATCAAGCTTTATATATGCTCAGAATAGCATCGAAGAAAAGAAAAAAGAACGTATGGCAGCAACCATAAATGAATATTATACCTTTACGTCTGAATATCCCAATTCAACTTTTTTAAATGAAGCCAAAAAAATATATAATCAAGCATCTGAAATAGTTAAAAACTAA
- a CDS encoding glycogen/starch synthase produces MEKEKILFVTQEIIPYLPENKISHIGRYLPQGMQERNCEIRTFMPRFGNINERRNQLHEVIRLSGMNMVINNTDHPLIIKVASIQSARMQVYFIDNDDFFKRKFTLTDDKGHLFPDNDERCIFYARGVLETVKKLRWAPDVIHCHGWFSALVPLYVKKAFKEDPIFDHAKIVFSIYNQSFEGTLNKDFIKKVPIDDITTKDIKIIENPTYTNLIKLAIQYSDAVVIGDEHVNTEIIEYINQKQLPFIHHPNEENYVEAYNEFYDSLIEKKYIEEF; encoded by the coding sequence ATGGAAAAAGAAAAAATTCTATTTGTAACCCAAGAAATTATTCCTTATTTACCTGAAAACAAAATTTCGCACATTGGACGATATCTACCACAAGGCATGCAAGAACGAAATTGTGAAATTAGAACTTTTATGCCTCGTTTTGGTAATATCAACGAACGTCGTAATCAATTACACGAAGTCATTCGTCTTTCAGGGATGAATATGGTTATTAACAACACCGATCACCCGCTCATAATAAAAGTTGCATCCATTCAATCGGCACGCATGCAAGTTTATTTTATCGATAACGACGACTTTTTTAAACGCAAATTTACTCTTACCGACGATAAAGGACATTTATTCCCCGACAACGATGAACGTTGTATTTTTTATGCTCGCGGTGTATTAGAAACCGTAAAAAAACTTCGTTGGGCACCCGATGTTATCCATTGTCATGGATGGTTTAGTGCCCTTGTGCCTCTTTATGTAAAAAAAGCTTTTAAAGAAGATCCGATTTTCGACCATGCAAAAATTGTATTTAGTATATACAATCAATCTTTTGAAGGAACACTCAATAAAGATTTTATTAAAAAAGTTCCTATTGACGATATCACAACCAAAGACATTAAAATAATAGAAAATCCAACATATACAAACCTTATTAAATTGGCAATTCAATATTCCGATGCAGTTGTTATTGGAGACGAACATGTCAATACTGAAATAATCGAATACATAAACCAAAAACAACTTCCTTTTATTCATCATCCCAATGAAGAAAACTACGTTGAAGCATACAATGAATTTTATGACAGCCTTATCGAAAAAAAATACATCGAAGAATTTTAA
- a CDS encoding DNA-directed RNA polymerase subunit omega — translation MENKKSNASLTTITRDVDKLEEATGNLYQTIMIIAKRANQIAVEMKEELSKKLEEFSSYTESLEEIFENREQIEISKYYERLPKPVAIALQEFIEGKLYYKIPEQTERISGDSSLKDE, via the coding sequence ATGGAAAACAAAAAAAGTAACGCATCTTTAACAACTATTACTCGCGATGTAGATAAATTAGAAGAAGCTACGGGTAATCTTTATCAAACTATTATGATAATAGCTAAAAGAGCCAATCAAATTGCCGTTGAAATGAAAGAAGAGTTAAGCAAAAAGTTGGAAGAATTTAGCTCATATACCGAAAGCCTCGAAGAAATTTTCGAAAATCGCGAACAAATCGAAATTTCAAAATATTACGAGCGATTACCGAAACCCGTTGCCATTGCTTTACAAGAATTTATCGAAGGGAAATTATATTACAAAATTCCCGAACAGACAGAACGAATAAGTGGCGATTCTTCGCTCAAAGACGAATAA
- the glmS gene encoding glutamine--fructose-6-phosphate transaminase (isomerizing) — MCGIVGYIGPKQAFPILINGLKRLEYRGYDSAGIAIVNPDTKQFNVYKYKGKVADLQQNTIGKDLAGNIGIGHTRWATHGEPNDINAHPHTSMNKKFIIIHNGIIENYARLKKRLEDRGYSFISETDTEVLVNLIEYIYIKGQVSAEIAVRLALTKVEGAFGILVLCTDEPNTIFAARKGSPLVVGIGNGEYFFASDATPIIEHTNRVVFLNDNDVAIVQPDQITFKTIMNVPITPTIQELDMDIGEIEKGGFEHFMLKEIFEQPKAIQDTIRGRVSLTNKEITLGGLYNVMDKLIHAKRILIIGCGTSWHAGLVGEYLLEDLARIPVEVEYASEFRYRNPVIFPDDIVIAISQSGETADTLAAIKLAKQRGATVIGICNVVGSSIPRETDAGVYTHAGPEIGVASTKAFTAQVTVLTAMAVLLGHKRQAISDEEYRYYIEEIHAIPAKIEKILEQHEKIKEIAEKYFNISNSLYLGRGNLFPVALEGALKLKEISYIHAEGYPAAEMKHGPIALIDEHMPVVVLASKDKSYEKIVSNIQEVKARKGIVIAIVTEGEETITKFANHTIEIPETPDILTPLTSVIPLQLLSYYIAVLRGCNVDQPRNLAKSVTVE; from the coding sequence ATGTGTGGAATAGTAGGTTATATTGGACCTAAGCAAGCATTTCCAATATTAATAAATGGCTTAAAGCGTCTTGAATATCGTGGATACGATTCAGCTGGTATTGCTATTGTAAACCCCGACACAAAACAATTCAATGTATATAAATATAAAGGCAAAGTTGCCGATTTGCAACAAAATACTATTGGTAAAGATTTAGCCGGAAATATTGGTATTGGTCATACCCGTTGGGCAACTCACGGCGAACCAAACGATATCAATGCTCATCCCCATACTTCAATGAACAAAAAATTTATCATTATTCACAATGGTATTATCGAAAACTATGCACGTTTAAAAAAACGATTAGAAGATCGTGGTTACTCTTTTATTAGCGAAACAGATACAGAAGTTTTAGTTAACCTCATCGAATATATTTACATTAAAGGACAAGTTTCGGCTGAAATAGCCGTTCGATTGGCTTTAACTAAGGTTGAAGGAGCATTTGGAATACTGGTTCTTTGTACCGACGAACCTAATACTATTTTTGCCGCGCGTAAAGGAAGTCCATTAGTAGTTGGGATAGGAAATGGCGAATATTTCTTTGCTAGCGATGCTACACCCATAATAGAACATACCAATCGTGTTGTGTTTTTAAACGACAACGATGTAGCTATCGTTCAGCCCGATCAAATTACTTTTAAAACCATTATGAATGTTCCTATTACACCTACCATTCAAGAACTGGATATGGATATTGGCGAAATAGAAAAAGGTGGGTTTGAACATTTTATGTTAAAAGAAATTTTTGAACAACCCAAAGCTATTCAAGATACAATTCGCGGAAGAGTATCGCTCACCAATAAAGAAATTACATTAGGCGGTTTATACAACGTAATGGATAAACTTATCCATGCGAAACGAATACTTATTATTGGCTGCGGCACATCGTGGCATGCCGGACTGGTAGGCGAATACCTACTCGAAGACTTAGCACGCATTCCTGTAGAAGTTGAGTATGCGTCTGAGTTTCGCTATCGAAACCCTGTAATATTCCCCGACGATATCGTTATTGCTATTAGTCAAAGTGGTGAAACTGCCGATACACTTGCTGCTATTAAATTAGCTAAACAACGAGGTGCAACTGTTATTGGAATTTGCAACGTAGTTGGCAGTAGCATTCCCCGCGAAACCGATGCTGGCGTATATACACATGCTGGTCCCGAAATAGGTGTTGCTAGTACCAAAGCCTTTACCGCTCAAGTAACTGTATTAACCGCCATGGCTGTTTTGCTTGGACATAAACGTCAAGCGATTTCAGACGAAGAATATCGTTATTATATCGAAGAAATTCATGCTATTCCTGCTAAAATTGAAAAAATTTTAGAACAACACGAAAAAATTAAAGAAATTGCCGAAAAATACTTTAATATCTCTAATAGTTTATATTTAGGAAGAGGTAACCTTTTCCCTGTAGCACTAGAGGGTGCACTTAAACTAAAAGAAATATCATATATCCATGCAGAAGGCTACCCAGCTGCCGAAATGAAACACGGTCCCATTGCTCTAATCGACGAACATATGCCGGTGGTTGTATTAGCTTCTAAAGATAAATCGTACGAAAAAATTGTATCCAATATTCAAGAAGTTAAAGCTCGTAAAGGAATTGTAATTGCTATTGTAACCGAGGGAGAAGAAACCATTACAAAATTTGCTAATCATACCATCGAAATTCCAGAAACTCCAGATATTTTAACTCCATTAACTTCTGTAATCCCGCTCCAGCTTCTATCATATTATATTGCTGTATTAAGAGGTTGTAATGTTGATCAACCTAGAAATCTTGCAAAATCTGTAACAGTAGAATAA